A DNA window from Brassica napus cultivar Da-Ae chromosome C1, Da-Ae, whole genome shotgun sequence contains the following coding sequences:
- the LOC106373002 gene encoding uncharacterized protein LOC106373002 has product MSLEEEEEPFVLPDNPEYYSTGRNSLSLVGRILNPRCQAMSDVILDMPRKWKLYNRVKGVAISKERFQFIFKHEHDLQDVLDRGVHTLNLWPLALERWVERPPADYLQYLYIWVRMRNVPINHRSVKALFTWAGFAGEVIEVAYDPEKPQVKDYIRAYIKFDVSKPLRRSRKVTIPGGEEVNILYDYERIQKRCYTCQRLTHEQPLCPLFKKEQGVTEKIATSSAESILSVRMEIADENDPLFGVIPESHLGLDPLSGKPKIAKEVLEGMRAYLDVPEGPEKIARMERVRKSIEDLGNDPIGQKTMLMLEPAPTITNNLDKGKGFVFNFSQQKEAGNKPDKLMASAIDAGNRVLQSGKVVISKPNLKVQSGFSQPELLEEGSTGYSAGFFETSASGTAPKKPKARRRPGTYTRKANGKGSCKGDSGSGKKVGGGEVTKIKRKADDDVEPSQSSARFKKPLVVPNEGPSNI; this is encoded by the coding sequence ATGTCgttagaggaagaagaggaaccTTTTGTTCTGCCTGACAATCCGGAGTATTACTCTACGGGTCGAAACTCTTTGAGTTTGGTTGGGCGGATTTTGAATCCTCGATGTCAGGCCATGTCAGATGTAATTCTAGATATGCCACGTAAATGGAAACTATACAACAGAGTCAAAGGTGTGGCTATTTCAAAGGAAAGGTTTCAGTTCATCTTCAAACATGAACATGACCTACAAGATGTTTTGGATAGAGGAGTGCATACGTTGAACTTATGGCCACTCGCTTTGGAAAGATGGGTGGAGAGACCTCCTGCAGATTATCTTCAATACCTATACATATGGGTCCGGATGAGGAATGTTCCAATCAATCATCGATCGGTGAAAGCTCTTTTCACTTGGGCGGGCTTTGCTGGAGAAGTGATTGAAGTGGCTTACGACCCTGAAAAGCCGCAAGTTAAAGATTACATAAGggcttatataaaatttgatgtttCCAAACCCTTGAGAAGATCAAGAAAGGTCACAATTCCAGGTGGTGAAGAAGTGAACATTTTATATGATTATGAAAGGATCCAGAAAAGGTGCTATACCTGTCAGCGCCTTACTCATGAACAGCCTCTCTGTCCTCTTTTCAAGAAGGAGCAAGGTGTGACAGAAAAAATCGCAACTTCCTCGGCAGAGAGCATTCTTTCGGTGAGAATGGAGATCGCGGATGAAAATGACCCACTCTTTGGAGTGATTCCTGAGAGTCATCTTGGTCTCGACCCTCTCTCAGGAAAACCAAAGATTGCGAAAGAAGTATTGGAAGGGATGAGAGCTTACCTGGATGTACCTGAGGGCCCAGAGAAGATAGCAAGAATGGAAAGAGTAAGGAAATCTATTGAAGATCTTGGAAATGATCCCATTGGCCAAAAGACGATGCTCATGTTGGAACCTGCCCCTACAATCACAAATAACTTGGATAAAGGCAAAGGTTTTGTTTTCAACTTCTCACAACAGAAAGAGGCTGGCAATAAACCAGATAAGTTAATGGCGAGTGCAATTGATGCTGGTAATAGAGTTTTGCAGTCAGGAAAGGTGGTTATTTCTAAGCCTAACTTGAAGGTGCAATCTGGATTCTCCCAACCAGAACTTCTTGAGGAAGGTTCAACGGGTTATAGTGCTGGGTTCTTTGAAACTAGTGCTTCCGGGACCGCACCAAAGAAACCTAAAGCCAGAAGGAGACCAGGAACGTACACACGAAAAGCAAATGGCAAGGGTTCATGCAAAGGAGACTCAGGAAGTGGAAAAAAGGTAGGAGGAGGAGAagtgacaaaaataaaaaggaaggCGGATGATGATGTCGAGCCATCTCAAAGCTCTGCAAGGTTTAAGAAACCATTGGTGGTCCCAAATGAGGGACCGTCCAATATCTAA